The Tenebrio molitor chromosome 3, icTenMoli1.1, whole genome shotgun sequence genome contains a region encoding:
- the loj gene encoding transmembrane emp24 domain-containing protein A — translation MVRCRATFVSCLAPSLVFLCFILSEIGAQSTVPWYENLPAVAMDYKVHIDPGKEDCYFQYVNPGATFYVSFQVVRGGDGMAGFAVRHPSGQIVHPYQWKPNSEYQDQTSTGGYYSVCIDNQFSRFAAKLVNIYLTVVRYDLWDKYTKELDELNMNMENFTSAIVTVDRNINDILQYQHHSRAREAWDFNLLQDNNSYVVRWSIIQIIVIAATTAVQVYFVRKLFDIKGGSSRSRI, via the exons ATGGTTCGATGCCGTGCCACGTTTGTTTCATGTTTGGCACCGAGTCTGgtctttttgtgttttatattGAGTGAGATTGGGGCCCAGTCGACGGTGCCATGGTACGAAAATCTTCCGGCGGTGGCGATGGACTACAAGGTCCACATAGATCCGGGCAAAGAGGACTGCTACTTTCAATATGTTAATCCCGGAGCCACTTTTTACGTCAGTTTCCAA GTGGTGAGAGGTGGGGATGGCATGGCGGGCTTCGCGGTACGACATCCGTCCGGACAGATCGTGCATCCGTACCAGTGGAAGCCCAACAGCGAGTACCAAGACCAAACGTCGACAGGAGGGTACTACTCGGTATGTATAGACAACCAGTTTTCGAGGTTTGCCGCCAAACTCGTCAACATCTACCTGACCGTGGTGCGGTACGACTTGTGGGACAAGTACACGAAGGAGCTCGACGAGCTGAACATGAACATGGAGAATTTCACG AGTGCTATCGTGACCGTCGATCGAAACATCAACGACATCCTACAGTACCAGCACCACTCAAGGGCGCGTGAAGCGTGGGACTTCAACTTGCTGCAAGACAACAACTCGTACGTTGTGCGCTGGTCTATCATCCAGATAATCGTGATCGCCGCCACGACCGCCGTACAAGTCTACTTTGTGAGGAAGTTGTTTGACATCAAGGGCGGAAGCAGCAGGTCCAGGATCTAG
- the LOC138125536 gene encoding uncharacterized protein isoform X1, whose translation MNEFVKLTWRKNVTDEDLEQHFLSEEAASDCYIFKSFNKPLRVQPKKKVKLHLAKEKHVPGLKYYHLIRRRSLLTKAQKRHCLAAVKLLQSGKKHDLLTEREKYGLKLYNECQPKILEENRNFLEHVKNIWMKHKDKRLRTKKGIYNYSWENLKRSIAKYLDYPQYYQEVCTVCLNYDESEATVDFQHVGLALETGTLARFAHPNLKEPTLLRLNVLQKISDSVLVNSKLPVSQDENIPKLLQNHKFDIVISSSGLKQIIDYTNTRTKWIIPVVVKEIEINNSDGGISKKKIVFVDKVLPKVNPSISDLNYYAYKRLLKLNFCQYEAFNYPFEETPIETETAVEPKESGEDNTEAPVAENTEDGSIVQTKNRTIHHNVNYRTWNVKKTTSQNTLMKNQIKDEEINLLVRCKLDACEDAEGGVLYPVVVRPKIEQQLQYGANVASKSELARDWTTLFFRLYSNLYRARIYSPMSEIISVEKCTIQKVFSEAVTQHDYKPILGLGVLQKVLSELVKLNCGNYILQHLPKHESFVSVMKQCDDDTANAFNLHAECEETGVDFQARQNWLPIDVNYILPAHENHNQIPAVFHGFDVDIAQGLNRKSECSCFDACSPEKSNKAMKTQIVAKS comes from the exons atgAATGAGTTTGTAAAATTAACTTG GCGTAAAAACGTCACCGATGAAGATCTCGAGCAACATTTTTTGAGCGAAGAAGCGGCGTCAGATTGttacattttcaaaagtttcaACAAGCCCCTGCGGGTTCAACCCAAGAAAAAGGTGAAATTGCACCTCGCCAAAGAAAAACACGTCCCCGGTTTGAAATATTATCACTTGATTCGTCGCAGATCCCTCTTGACCAAAGCGCAAAAACGGCACTGTTTAGCTGCCGTAAAATTACTCCAGAGTGGAAAAAAACACGATTTGTTGACTGAGAGGGAAAAGTACGGTTTAAAATTGTATAAT GAGTGTCAACCGAAGATACTTGAAGAAAACAGAAATTTTCTTGAACACGTGAAGAACATATGGATGAAGCATAAAGACAAGCGATTGAGGACGAAAAAGGGAATTTACAATTATTCGTGGGAAAACTTGAAGCGCAGTATCGCGAAGTATTTGGACTATCCACAGTACTACCAAGAAGTTTGCACTGTTTGCTTGAATTACGACGAAAGTGAGGCCACCGTTGATTTTCAGCACGTTGGGCTAGCACTCGAAACG gGAACTCTGGCGAGGTTTGCTCATCCAAATCTCAAGGAACCGACCTTATTGAGACTCAacgttttgcaaaaaatttcagATTCAGTTTTAGTAAACTCCAAATTACCGG tcagCCAAGAcgaaaatattccaaaattgcTCCAAAACCACAAATTTGATATCGTCATCTCTTCAAGCGGTTTAAAACAGATTATTGATTACACCAATACCAGAACCAAGTGGATAATTCCGGTCGTAGTGAAAGAAATCGAAATCAACAACAGCGATGGTGGTATcagcaagaaaaaaattgtttttgttgacaAAGTGTTACCAAAAGTGAATCCCAGTATATCTGATTTAAACTATTACGCTTACAAGCGGCTTctcaaattgaatttttgtcAATATGAAGCTTTCAA ttatcCGTTTGAAGAGACTCCAATTGAGACCGAAACTGCAGTAGAACCTAAAGAAAGCGGTGAAGACAATACTGAAGCACCAGTTGCAGAAAATACAGAAGACGGATCGATTGTGCAAACGAAGAATAGGACAATACACCACAACGTCAACTATAGAACCTGGAACGTAAAGAAGACCACCAGTCAAAACACACTAATGAAGAACCAAATCAAAGATGAAGAAATCAATCTTTTGGTGCGCTGTAAACTCGACGCTTGCGAG GACGCAGAGGGAGGTGTCCTGTACCCCGTAGTAGTGAGGCCAAAAATAGAGCAACAACTCCAGTATGGCGCCAACGTCGCGTCCAAGAGCGAACTGGCGCGCGATTGGACGACTCTTTTCTTCCGACTGTATTCCAACCTCTACCGAG CTAGAATTTACTCCCCCATGTCCGAAATAATCTCAGTTGAGAAGTGTACAATACAGAAAGTGTTTTCCGAGGCGGTCACGCAACACGACTACAAACCCATCCTAGGTTTGGGGGTTTTACAGAAAGTGTTGAGCGAACTGGTCAAATTAAACTGTGGGAACTACATCTTGCAGCACCTCCCCAAACACGAGTCGTTCGTCTCGGTGATGAAACAATGCGACGACGA TACCGCAAACGCATTTAATTTACACGCTGAGTGCGAGGAGACCGGTGTAGACTTCCAAGCCAGACAGAATTGGTTACCAATTGATGTGAATTATATTCTGCCAGCTCACGAGAATCACAATCAGATTCCTGCAGTTTTCCATGGTTTTGATGTAGACATCGCTCAAGGATTAAATCGCAAATCT GAATGTTCGTGTTTTGATGCCTGCTCGCCGGAGAAATCTAACAAAGCGATGAAAACACAAATCGTTGCCAAGTCGTGA
- the LOC138125550 gene encoding uncharacterized protein gives MLSPSLFFLIACFLRSVTSVPVEPAKNEVEVNNNNDPYDLSQFDAVYDQRQNGSENLRINIHKVVLVWTPPGSLMLASLLVDPELLEQGTSDLDEFFKPDTSEKPQGSSTVKPETTKAPDVSTEAGSSEAPVAAGAKRRLRLPGFIRPFVRRHHTKP, from the exons ATGTTGTCCCCATCGCTGTTCTTCCTGATCGCTTGCTTCTTGCGCAGTGTTACAAGTGTTCCAGTTGAGCCGGCAAAGAACGAAGTTGAAGTAAACAACAACAACGATCCGTACGACCTCTCCCAATTCGATGCAGTCTACGACCAGAGACAGAACGGTTCTGAAAATTTGAGAATTAATATCCATAAAGTCGTTTTAGTGTGGACTCCGCCCGGGTCGCTCATGCTGGCGTCGTTGCTTGTCGATCCGGAGCTTTTGGAACAAGGGACCAGCGATTTGGACGAGTTCTTTAAGCCGGACACCTCCGAAAAACCCCAAGGTAGCTCGACGGTCAAGCCCGAAACAACGAAAGCGCCAGATGTCAGCACTGAAGCTGGTTCCAGTGAAGCCCCGGTCGCGGCAGGTGCCAAAAG GAGGTTGAGACTGCCAGGGTTTATCAGACCGTTTGTGAGGAGACACCACACCAAGCCATGA
- the Rpn6 gene encoding 26S proteasome non-ATPase regulatory subunit 11 has product MAGAMLFERAQSVSNSNHDKLLKLKRDSEDPDNDEENIRNKEQDILNLGEQYKKEGKAKELADLIKATRPFLSMISKAKAAKLVRSLVDFFLDLEAGIGIEVQLCKECIEWAKEERRTFLRQSLEARLIALYFDTGMFTEALQLGSTLLKELKKLDDKNLLVEVQLLESKTYHALSNLPKARAALTSARTTANAIYCPPKMQAALDLQSGILHAADEKDFKTAYSYFYEAFEGFDSVESPKALTALKYMLLSKIMLNNPEDVQQIVSGKLAIKYAGRDIDAMKAVAQASHKRSLADFQLAVKQFKHELEDDVIVRAHLGTLYDNMLEQNLCRIIEPYSRVQVDYVAKTIKLPMPQVEKKLSQMILDAKFHGILDQGEGVLIVFEETPVDKTYEMALETIQSMSKVVDTLYQKAKKLS; this is encoded by the exons ATGGCGGGTGCAATGTTGTTTGAAAGAGCGCAATCTGTTTCCAATTCGAACCACgacaaattattgaaattgAAACGTGACAGTGAAGACCCGGACAATGACGAAGAGAACATCAGAAACAAGGAGCAGGACATCCTCAACCTGGGCGAGCAGTACAAGAAAGAGGGTAAGGCCAAGGAACTCGCGGACCTGATCAAAGCCACCAGACCCTTCCTGAGCATGATAAGCAAGGCGAAGGCGGCGAAGCTGGTGCGCTCTCTGGTCGACTTCTTCCTGGACCTGGAGGCCGGCATCGGCATCGAGGTGCAGCTGTGCAAAGAGTGCATCGAGTGGGCCAAGGAGGAGCGGCGGACCTTCCTGCGGCAGTCGCTGGAGGCGCGCCTGATCGCCCTCTACTTCGACACGGGCATGTTCACCGAGGCGCTGCAGCTCGGCTCGACGCTCCTCAAGGAGCTGAAGAAGCTCGACGACAAGAACCTGCTGGTGGAGGTGCAGTTGCTCGAGAGCAAGACATATCACGCATTGAGCAACCTGCCGAAGGCGCGCGCCGCCCTCACCTCCGCGCGGACGACGGCCAACGCGATCTACTGCCCCCCGAAGATGCAAGCCGCGCTCGACCTCCAATCGGGCATCCTGCACGCGGCCGACGAGAAGGACTTCAAAACCGCCTATTCGTACTTCTACGAGGCGTTCGAGGGCTTCGACAGCGTCGAGTCCCCCAAAGCGCTCACCGCCCTCAAGTACATGCTCCTCTCTAAGATCATGCTCAACAACCCTGAAGACGTACAACAGATCGTGAGCGGCAAACTGGCCATCAAGTACGCCGGCCGCGACATCGACGCCATGAAGGCGGTCGCGCAAGCATCGCACAAAAGGTCCCTCGCCGACTTCCAGCTCGCCGTCAAACAGTTCAAGCACGAGCTGGAGGACGACGTCATCGTCAGGGCGCACTTGGGCACACTCTACGACAACATGCTCGAACAGAACCTCTGCCGCATCATTGAGCCTTACTCGAGGGTCCAGGTGGACTACGTCGCAAAAACGATAAAGCTCCCCATGCCGCAAGTCGAGAAGAAGCTCTCCCAGATGATTCTGGACGCCAAATTCCACGGCATCTTGGACCAAGGCGAAG GTGTCTTAATCGTGTTTGAAGAAACACCTGTAGATAAAACGTACGAAATGGCGCTAGAAACAATACAGAGTATGAGCAAAGTAGTAGATACGCTTTATCAAAAGGCTAAAAAGTTGTCATAG
- the Pop5 gene encoding ribonuclease P/MRP protein subunit POP5, producing MVRHKNRYMVVEINQVSKKDDAPLKLRAPSLHHSVMNMVQQLYGDFGVASITAGFTAKYCNEKTRIAVVRCRHGPHKFVASSLPCIKFIEQKSVHVNTLYLGATIKHCFKFIQRYQQRKLDEYCVGLKSDEEKVALRKAIMNLDPVLSMQ from the exons ATGGTGCGCCATAAAAACAG ATATATGGTTGTTGAAATCAACCAAGTATCGAAAAAAGACGACGCCCCGTTAAAGCTACGCGCCCCTTCGTTGCACCACTCTGTCATGAACATGGTCCAGCAATTATACGGCGACTTCGGCGTGGCCTCAATCACAGCGGGATTCACTGCAAAATATTGCAACGAAAAAACTAGAATCGCCGTCGTTCGGTGCCGCCACGGCCCCCACAAGTTCGTCGCGAGTAGCTTGCCGTGCATCAAATTCATCGAGCAAAAAAGCGTCCACGTGAATACTCTGTACTTAGGGGCCACTATAAAACACTGCTTCAAGTTCATACAAAGGTACCAACAGAGGAAGCTTGATGAGTATTGCGTGGGGCTGAAAAGCGACGAGGAAAAGGTGGCTCTGAGGAAGGCGATAATGAATCTAGACCCAGTTTTGAGCATGCAATAG
- the LOC138125547 gene encoding uncharacterized protein, which translates to MKLPSICLFSVVILSVQSAPIDAPSPKLVYDQKQTGEYNIQVHLKDLQIVALLGDDALGDYDYNYDYSDFTIKPPAGNVTLKPPPPPEETSTSPSPAPEKPATTTTTEKPAPASTTAKAETEKTTPADDKVQLPFSTSSPDRIKVQIIEEPNPNLSIVPSDDVGAADAPALGEVVHYRRCATGYARDKKGRCRRVRRPGHGHQFDLGRLASTLAARFRGSTTDEAALGESNSKQ; encoded by the exons ATGAAGCTCCCTTCGATCTGCCTCTTCTCCGTCGTGATTCTGTCGGTGCAAAGCGCCCCCATCGACGCACCCTCGCCCAAATTAGTCTACGACCAGAAACAAACCGGAGAGTACAACATCCAGGTGCACCTGAAGGACCTCCAGATCGTCGCCTTGCTGGGAGACGACGCGTTAGGG GACTACGACTACAACTACGACTACTCCGACTTCACCATAAAACCACCCGCGGGAAATGTCACCCTGAAGCCGCCGCCACCTCCGGAAGAAACCTCGACGAGTCCGTCGCCAGCTCCAGAAAAACCcgccaccaccaccaccaccgAAAAACCTGCTCCTGCGAGCACCACCGCCAAAGCGGAGACCGAGAAGACGACGCCGGCGGACGACAAAGTCCAGCTGCCCTTCAGCACCAGCTCGCCGGACCGCATCAAGGTCCAGATAATCGAAGAGCCGAATCCCAACCTGTCGATCGTTCCGAGTGACGACGTGGGGGCGGCTGACGCTCCAGCTCTCGGGGAAGTCGTCCACTATCGACGATGCGCCACGGGGTACGCTCGAGACAAGAAGGGGAGATGCAGGAGAGTTCGCAGACCGGGACACGGCCATCA ATTTGACCTCGGCAGGCTGGCCAGTACTCTGGCGGCGCGGTTCCGGGGGTCAACCACCGACGAAGCCGCTCTAGGTGAATCCAACTCGAAGCAATGA
- the Blos1 gene encoding biogenesis of lysosome-related organelles complex 1 subunit 1, with the protein MSKMLSSMVKEHQAKQVAKKEIQETKRKDACAAASDLTQALVDHLNVGVAQAYLNQKKLDAEAKQLHASATNFSKQTQQWLTLVETFSCALKEIGDVENWAKSIEGDVRTISTALEIVYKNSQEASQSQ; encoded by the exons ATGAGTAAGATGCTTTCGTCGATGGTGAAGGAGCACCAGGCCAAACAAGTAGCCAAGAAGGAAATCCAAG AAACCAAGCGAAAAGATGCGTGTGCGGCTGCCAGCGACTTGACTCAAGCCCTCGTGGACCATCTCAACGTGGG AGTGGCTCAAGCATACCTAAACCAGAAGAAATTGGATGCTGAAGCTAAACAGTTGCACGCGAGCGcgacaaatttttccaaacagACCCAACAGTGGCTGACTCTTGTGGAGACTTTCAGCTGTGCACTGAAAGAGATTGGGGATGTGGAGAATTGGGCCAAGTCTATAGAGGGGGACGTGAGGACGATCTCCACCGCGCTCGAAATTGTCTACAAAAACTCCCAAGAAGCGTCTCAGAGTCAATGA
- the LOC138125536 gene encoding uncharacterized protein isoform X2 encodes MNEFVKLTWRKNVTDEDLEQHFLSEEAASDCYIFKSFNKPLRVQPKKKVKLHLAKEKHVPGLKYYHLIRRRSLLTKAQKRHCLAAVKLLQSGKKHDLLTEREKYGLKLYNECQPKILEENRNFLEHVKNIWMKHKDKRLRTKKGIYNYSWENLKRSIAKYLDYPQYYQEVCTVCLNYDESEATVDFQHVGLALETGTLARFAHPNLKEPTLLRLNVLQKISDSVLVNSKLPVSQDENIPKLLQNHKFDIVISSSGLKQIIDYTNTRTKWIIPVVVKEIEINNSDGGISKKKIVFVDKVLPKVNPSISDLNYYAYKRLLKLNFCQYEAFNYPFEETPIETETAVEPKESGEDNTEAPVAENTEDGSIVQTKNRTIHHNVNYRTWNVKKTTSQNTLMKNQIKDEEINLLVRCKLDACEDAEGGVLYPVVVRPKIEQQLQYGANVASKSELARDWTTLFFRLYSNLYRARIYSPMSEIISVEKCTIQKVFSEAVTQHDYKPILGLGVLQKVLSELVKLNCGNYILQHLPKHESFVSVMKQCDDDTANAFNLHAECEETGVDFQARQNWLPIDVNYILPAHENHNQIPAVFHGFDVDIAQGLNRKSVMKTKRKGKKTKRKPT; translated from the exons atgAATGAGTTTGTAAAATTAACTTG GCGTAAAAACGTCACCGATGAAGATCTCGAGCAACATTTTTTGAGCGAAGAAGCGGCGTCAGATTGttacattttcaaaagtttcaACAAGCCCCTGCGGGTTCAACCCAAGAAAAAGGTGAAATTGCACCTCGCCAAAGAAAAACACGTCCCCGGTTTGAAATATTATCACTTGATTCGTCGCAGATCCCTCTTGACCAAAGCGCAAAAACGGCACTGTTTAGCTGCCGTAAAATTACTCCAGAGTGGAAAAAAACACGATTTGTTGACTGAGAGGGAAAAGTACGGTTTAAAATTGTATAAT GAGTGTCAACCGAAGATACTTGAAGAAAACAGAAATTTTCTTGAACACGTGAAGAACATATGGATGAAGCATAAAGACAAGCGATTGAGGACGAAAAAGGGAATTTACAATTATTCGTGGGAAAACTTGAAGCGCAGTATCGCGAAGTATTTGGACTATCCACAGTACTACCAAGAAGTTTGCACTGTTTGCTTGAATTACGACGAAAGTGAGGCCACCGTTGATTTTCAGCACGTTGGGCTAGCACTCGAAACG gGAACTCTGGCGAGGTTTGCTCATCCAAATCTCAAGGAACCGACCTTATTGAGACTCAacgttttgcaaaaaatttcagATTCAGTTTTAGTAAACTCCAAATTACCGG tcagCCAAGAcgaaaatattccaaaattgcTCCAAAACCACAAATTTGATATCGTCATCTCTTCAAGCGGTTTAAAACAGATTATTGATTACACCAATACCAGAACCAAGTGGATAATTCCGGTCGTAGTGAAAGAAATCGAAATCAACAACAGCGATGGTGGTATcagcaagaaaaaaattgtttttgttgacaAAGTGTTACCAAAAGTGAATCCCAGTATATCTGATTTAAACTATTACGCTTACAAGCGGCTTctcaaattgaatttttgtcAATATGAAGCTTTCAA ttatcCGTTTGAAGAGACTCCAATTGAGACCGAAACTGCAGTAGAACCTAAAGAAAGCGGTGAAGACAATACTGAAGCACCAGTTGCAGAAAATACAGAAGACGGATCGATTGTGCAAACGAAGAATAGGACAATACACCACAACGTCAACTATAGAACCTGGAACGTAAAGAAGACCACCAGTCAAAACACACTAATGAAGAACCAAATCAAAGATGAAGAAATCAATCTTTTGGTGCGCTGTAAACTCGACGCTTGCGAG GACGCAGAGGGAGGTGTCCTGTACCCCGTAGTAGTGAGGCCAAAAATAGAGCAACAACTCCAGTATGGCGCCAACGTCGCGTCCAAGAGCGAACTGGCGCGCGATTGGACGACTCTTTTCTTCCGACTGTATTCCAACCTCTACCGAG CTAGAATTTACTCCCCCATGTCCGAAATAATCTCAGTTGAGAAGTGTACAATACAGAAAGTGTTTTCCGAGGCGGTCACGCAACACGACTACAAACCCATCCTAGGTTTGGGGGTTTTACAGAAAGTGTTGAGCGAACTGGTCAAATTAAACTGTGGGAACTACATCTTGCAGCACCTCCCCAAACACGAGTCGTTCGTCTCGGTGATGAAACAATGCGACGACGA TACCGCAAACGCATTTAATTTACACGCTGAGTGCGAGGAGACCGGTGTAGACTTCCAAGCCAGACAGAATTGGTTACCAATTGATGTGAATTATATTCTGCCAGCTCACGAGAATCACAATCAGATTCCTGCAGTTTTCCATGGTTTTGATGTAGACATCGCTCAAGGATTAAATCGCAAATCT GTGATGAAGACAAAGAGGAAGGGGAAGAAGACCAAAAGAAAACCAACGTGA
- the LOC138125549 gene encoding uncharacterized protein, translated as MILQALLVGVVSATVASPLPTESPQRVLYNQRQDGDLNVHAELKNIVVMVIPSQTSSPSPSHWLDFLLKSLPERSHSKRQQAKKAVPGAETMHFIESKTAPYHVDISRSKSHLAKLHPELPEVIEAEEIVIAKSPTVELVKDENRHARIARAFVLTVPQEEGFGKKKDGKKKSKETVKSVLKLLGAENEQCGPGLARDSEGVCRTIKK; from the coding sequence ATGATCCTGCAAGCTCTCCTCGTCGGCGTCGTCTCCGCGACTGTCGCCTCGCCCCTGCCCACGGAGTCCCCCCAGAGGGTCCTCTACAACCAGCGCCAAGACGGCGACTTGAACGTCCACGCCGAGCTGAAGAACATCGTCGTCATGGTCATACCCAGCCAGACGAGCTCGCCGTCCCCCAGCCACTGGCTCGACTTCCTGCTCAAGTCGTTGCCGGAGAGGAGCCACTCGAAGCGGCAGCAGGCCAAGAAGGCGGTCCCGGGGGCGGAAACCATGCACTTTATCGAGTCGAAGACGGCGCCCTACCACGTGGACATCAGCAGGAGCAAGAGTCATCTCGCCAAGTTGCATCCAGAGCTCCCGGAAGTGATCGAAGCCGAAGAAATCGTCATTGCCAAGTCGCCCACCGTGGAGCTGGTCAAGGATGAGAATCGACACGCGAGGATCGCGAGGGCGTTTGTCCTGACGGTGCCCCAAGAAGAGGGCTTTGGTAAGAAGAAGGACGGGAAGAAGAAGAGCAAGGAGACGGTCAAGTCGGTGCTGAAGCTCTTGGGGGCCGAGAACGAACAGTGCGGGCCCGGGCTGGCTAGGGACTCGGAGGGAGTCTGCAGAACCATCAAGAAATAA